The DNA segment GAGACCGCCAGCTCGCGTACCCCCTCGGGAACGTCCACCGGCAGGTAGACGTAGTCCGGCGAACCGGGCGGCAGCGTGCCGCGCACGGTCCGCGTCCGGTCCGGGGTGCTGTCGTGCGGTGCACCGCCGCCGTGACCACCGCCGCCGTCCGCCGCGTTCGCGAAGCTCACGCTTCCCAACGTAAGCGCGGCGGCGGCACCCGTCACCAGCAGGCCGCGCCTGCCCAGCTCGCCGTGGGTCGGGTCGGTCGGGTCTCCAGGGTTCATGCCAACGGCTCCAGGGGTCTGCGGGGACACGAGGGGTGCAGCTGAACCCTGGTATTCAGCCGTGAACCGGGCGAGAAGGGAAGGGGGCGGGACGGAGACCGTGACACGGCGCTCGGATTTTCGCCCTGTACGTCATAACCTCTGCGGCCACGGGCACGGATCACGAGGCGAACGAGGGCGGATGTCATGCGGCTGAGCACCACGATCTTTCTGACCGACCGGACCGTCACCCCGGTGCGGCTGGCACGGGAGCTGGAACAGCGCGGGTTCGCCGGGCTGTATCTGCCCGAGCACACGCACATCCCGGTCGAGCGGACCACTCCGTACCCGATGGGGGGCGAACTGCCCGCCGAGTACGGCAGGACGCTGGACCCGTTCGTCGCGCTGGGGCAGGCCGCCGCGGTGACGGACAGCCTGACCCTCGGCACGGGCATCACGCTCATCGCCCAGCACGACCCGATCGACCTGGCCAAGCAGATCGCGACCCTCGACCACCTCTCGGGCAGCCGCTTCACGCTCGGTCTCGGCTTCGGCTGGAACAAGGAGGAGGCCGCCGACCACGGCGTGGAGTGGACGCGCCGCCGCGCGCTGGGCCGGGACCGGATGGCACTGATGCGCGCCCTGTGGGCAGCGGAACCGACCGCGTACGAGGGGGAGTTCGGCTCCGTACGGGCGAGTGAGGCCCATCCGAAACCGCGCGGCGGCAGCGTGCGGACCCTGATCGGCGGGGCTGCCGGGCCGAAGCTCTTCGACCACATCGCGGAGTACGCGGACGGCTGGCTGCCGATCGGGGGCGGCGGGCTCGGGGAGTCGCTGCCGGTACTGCGCCGGGTCTGGCAGGACGCGGGCCGCGACCCGGAGGAGCTCCAGGTGGTCCCGTACGCCGTACTGCCGAGCCAGGGGAAGCTGGGGCACTACGCGGAGCTGGGCATTGA comes from the Streptomyces sp. NBC_01471 genome and includes:
- a CDS encoding LLM class F420-dependent oxidoreductase gives rise to the protein MRLSTTIFLTDRTVTPVRLARELEQRGFAGLYLPEHTHIPVERTTPYPMGGELPAEYGRTLDPFVALGQAAAVTDSLTLGTGITLIAQHDPIDLAKQIATLDHLSGSRFTLGLGFGWNKEEAADHGVEWTRRRALGRDRMALMRALWAAEPTAYEGEFGSVRASEAHPKPRGGSVRTLIGGAAGPKLFDHIAEYADGWLPIGGGGLGESLPVLRRVWQDAGRDPEELQVVPYAVLPSQGKLGHYAELGIDEVVLQLPSADEGTVLRVLDEYAPYLA